Proteins from a genomic interval of Kitasatospora kifunensis:
- a CDS encoding GntR family transcriptional regulator, giving the protein MVDYRIDRRSGVATYLQIVQQTKHALRLGLLQPGDKLPTAKEVVAATAINPNTVLKAYRELEREGLVEPRPGLGTFVLRSLAREEAGSDSPLRAELADWAARAHRAGLDREDVAALVATVVEQEFGGRVAGSQQDAIEGNR; this is encoded by the coding sequence ATGGTGGACTACCGCATCGACCGGCGCAGCGGCGTGGCCACCTATCTGCAGATCGTCCAGCAGACCAAACACGCGCTGCGGCTGGGCCTGCTGCAGCCGGGGGACAAGCTGCCGACCGCCAAGGAGGTGGTGGCGGCCACCGCGATCAATCCGAACACGGTGCTGAAGGCCTACCGCGAGCTGGAGCGCGAGGGGCTGGTCGAACCACGCCCGGGGCTCGGCACCTTCGTGCTGCGCTCGCTGGCCCGTGAGGAGGCGGGCAGTGACTCGCCGCTGCGGGCGGAACTGGCCGACTGGGCGGCCCGGGCGCACCGCGCGGGGCTGGACCGGGAGGACGTCGCCGCGCTGGTGGCGACCGTGGTCGAGCAGGAATTCGGTGGCCGGGTGGCCGGGAGTCAGCAGGACGCAATCGAGGGGAACCGATGA
- a CDS encoding phosphoglycerate kinase has translation MKTIDDLDVAGQRVFVRADLNVPLSDGTITDDGRIRAVAPTIAKLLERGAKVIVASHLGRPKGAPDPQYSLAAVAVRLGEILGKPVAFATDTVGDSAKATVAALADGEVTLLENLRFNAGETSKDDAERGAFAEQLAALADLYVGDGFGAVHRKHASVYDLPAKLPHAAGLLIEKELGVLRKLTEDVSRPYVVVLGGAKVSDKLAVIDNLLGKADKILVGGGMAYTFLKAQGHEVGISLLQEDQIPTVLEYLERAKKNGVEFVLPVDIAVSANFPDTKTHKPVEDFEVVDADKIPANKEGLDIGPKTRALFAEKLADAATVFWNGPLGVFEHPTFAEGCKAVAQALIDSDAFTVVGGGDSAAAVRILGFDETKFGHISTGGGASLEYLEGKTLPGIAALEG, from the coding sequence GTGAAGACCATCGACGACCTCGATGTGGCCGGCCAGCGGGTATTCGTCCGCGCCGACCTCAACGTGCCGCTCTCGGACGGCACCATCACCGACGACGGCCGGATCCGCGCCGTCGCCCCGACGATCGCCAAGCTGCTGGAGCGCGGCGCCAAGGTGATCGTCGCCTCCCACCTCGGCCGTCCCAAGGGCGCGCCGGACCCGCAGTACTCGCTCGCGGCGGTTGCCGTGCGGCTGGGCGAGATCCTCGGCAAGCCGGTCGCCTTCGCGACCGACACCGTGGGTGACAGCGCGAAGGCCACCGTCGCCGCCCTGGCCGACGGCGAGGTCACGCTGCTGGAGAACCTGCGCTTCAACGCGGGTGAGACGAGCAAGGACGACGCCGAGCGCGGCGCCTTCGCCGAGCAGCTCGCCGCCCTGGCCGACCTCTACGTCGGCGACGGCTTCGGTGCGGTGCACCGCAAGCACGCCTCGGTCTACGACCTGCCGGCCAAGCTGCCGCACGCGGCCGGTCTGCTGATCGAGAAGGAGCTGGGCGTCCTCAGGAAGCTCACCGAGGACGTGTCCCGCCCGTACGTGGTGGTACTCGGTGGGGCCAAGGTCTCCGACAAGCTCGCGGTGATCGACAACCTGCTGGGCAAGGCCGACAAGATCCTGGTCGGCGGCGGCATGGCGTACACCTTCCTCAAGGCCCAGGGCCACGAGGTGGGCATCTCGCTGCTGCAGGAGGACCAGATCCCGACGGTTCTGGAGTACCTGGAGCGGGCGAAGAAGAACGGCGTCGAGTTCGTGCTGCCGGTGGACATCGCGGTCTCCGCGAACTTCCCGGACACCAAGACGCACAAGCCGGTCGAGGACTTCGAGGTGGTCGACGCCGACAAGATCCCGGCCAACAAGGAGGGTCTGGACATCGGCCCGAAGACCCGGGCGCTGTTCGCCGAGAAGCTGGCGGACGCGGCCACGGTCTTCTGGAACGGTCCGCTCGGCGTCTTCGAGCACCCGACCTTCGCCGAGGGCTGCAAGGCGGTGGCGCAGGCGCTGATCGACAGCGACGCGTTCACCGTGGTCGGCGGCGGCGACTCGGCCGCGGCCGTGCGCATCCTGGGCTTCGACGAGACCAAGTTCGGACACATCTCGACCGGCGGTGGCGCGAGCCTGGAGTACCTGGAGGGCAAGACGCTCCCCGGTATCGCCGCCCTGGAAGGCTGA
- the opcA gene encoding glucose-6-phosphate dehydrogenase assembly protein OpcA, whose protein sequence is MKIDLTDTTSSKINSALMDARRAGGATAAGMVLTLVIVTDEGSAYDALKAANDASREHPSRILAVVKREGRSPRARAGARLDAEIRVGSDAGSGETAILRMHGELASHAQSVVLPLLLPDAPVVIWWPENAPLHPAQDPLGAIAQRRITDAATAESPVDQLAVRADNYTPGDTDLAWTRITSWRSMLAAALDQRPTKVTSAVVEGESYNPSVELLGLWLTDRLNVPVERVVTDGPGITAVRLRSKDGEIVLDRPDGLMGTLSIPGSPDRLVALKRRETAELIAEELRRLDEDAIYAAAVRTGVERLQEPTDVEYGISAAEVAEAAEASAEATAAAVVEAAVATPRVTAKVPAKKAPATTKAAKATAKSGTGKKASPRKRSGA, encoded by the coding sequence ATGAAGATCGACCTGACGGACACCACGTCCAGCAAGATCAACAGTGCGTTGATGGACGCGCGCCGGGCCGGCGGTGCCACCGCCGCCGGCATGGTCCTGACGCTGGTCATCGTGACCGACGAGGGCAGCGCCTACGACGCCCTCAAGGCCGCGAACGACGCCTCGCGCGAGCACCCCTCGCGCATCCTCGCGGTGGTCAAGCGCGAGGGCCGCTCGCCGCGGGCCCGGGCCGGGGCCCGGCTGGACGCCGAGATCCGGGTCGGCTCCGACGCCGGTTCGGGTGAGACCGCGATCCTGCGGATGCACGGCGAACTGGCCTCGCACGCCCAGTCGGTGGTGCTGCCGCTGCTGCTGCCGGACGCCCCCGTGGTGATCTGGTGGCCGGAGAACGCCCCGCTGCACCCGGCCCAGGACCCGCTCGGCGCGATCGCCCAGCGCCGGATCACCGACGCGGCGACCGCCGAGTCCCCGGTCGACCAGCTCGCGGTGCGGGCCGACAACTACACCCCCGGCGACACCGACCTCGCCTGGACCAGGATCACCAGCTGGCGCTCGATGCTGGCGGCGGCCCTGGACCAGCGGCCCACCAAGGTCACCTCGGCCGTGGTCGAGGGCGAGTCGTACAACCCCAGCGTCGAGCTGCTCGGCCTGTGGCTGACCGACCGGCTGAACGTGCCGGTCGAGCGGGTGGTCACCGACGGTCCCGGCATCACGGCCGTGCGGCTGCGCAGCAAGGACGGCGAGATCGTGCTCGACCGGCCGGACGGGCTGATGGGCACCCTGTCCATCCCCGGCTCGCCGGACCGCCTGGTGGCGCTCAAGCGCCGCGAGACGGCCGAGCTCATCGCCGAGGAGCTGCGCCGCCTGGACGAGGACGCCATCTACGCCGCCGCCGTGCGCACCGGCGTGGAGCGGCTGCAGGAGCCGACCGACGTCGAGTACGGCATCAGCGCCGCCGAGGTCGCCGAGGCGGCCGAGGCGAGCGCCGAGGCCACTGCGGCCGCCGTGGTCGAGGCCGCGGTGGCCACCCCCCGGGTGACCGCCAAGGTCCCGGCCAAGAAGGCACCGGCGACCACCAAGGCCGCCAAGGCCACCGCCAAGAGCGGCACCGGCAAGAAGGCCTCGCCCCGCAAGCGGAGTGGCGCATGA
- a CDS encoding RNA polymerase-binding protein RbpA: MASGNAIRGSRVGAGPMGEAERGESAPRNRISFWCANKHETRPSFAAEAVIPDTWDCPRCGFPAGQDEDNPPAPSRNEPYKTHLAYVRERRTDADGEAILAEALAKLRGEI; this comes from the coding sequence GTGGCAAGTGGCAACGCCATCCGTGGCAGCAGGGTCGGGGCCGGCCCGATGGGTGAGGCGGAGCGCGGCGAGTCCGCTCCCCGCAATCGGATCTCCTTCTGGTGCGCCAACAAGCACGAGACGCGCCCCAGCTTCGCCGCCGAGGCGGTCATTCCGGACACCTGGGACTGCCCGCGCTGCGGGTTCCCGGCCGGGCAGGACGAGGACAACCCTCCGGCGCCCTCGCGCAACGAGCCGTACAAGACGCACCTCGCCTACGTCCGCGAGCGGCGCACGGACGCCGACGGCGAGGCGATCCTGGCCGAGGCGCTGGCCAAGCTGCGGGGCGAGATCTGA
- a CDS encoding ABC transporter ATP-binding protein: protein MTEQHPAVAAYGLGKHYRRGWALRNCSFRLPAGRICALVGPNGAGKSTLMGLAAGLQSASEGRIELAGRAPRPGGSPEVAFVAQDKPLYPGFTVAETLRLGRELNPGWDQGTAEEVLAEATFPLTAKVGSLSGGQRTRVSLALALGKRPDLLILDEPMADLDPLARHQLMGRLMAEAAERGLTVLMSSHVVAELQEACDYLVLLAGGRVRLAGDIEELLAAHRLVIGPQSAAASLAGHQLVESRVNGRGLTALLRPRGELDDYWEGGEPTLEELLLAHLRAPDTPALLTWEAQVPEAGEELLPDLLRVQQPTDETARPTEVTE from the coding sequence ATGACCGAGCAACACCCCGCCGTGGCCGCCTACGGCCTCGGCAAGCACTACCGGCGCGGCTGGGCGCTGCGGAACTGCTCGTTCAGGCTGCCGGCCGGGCGGATCTGCGCCCTGGTCGGCCCGAACGGAGCGGGCAAGAGCACCCTGATGGGGCTGGCCGCCGGGCTGCAGAGCGCCAGCGAGGGACGGATCGAGCTGGCCGGGCGAGCACCGCGCCCCGGCGGCAGCCCCGAGGTGGCCTTCGTGGCCCAGGACAAGCCGCTCTACCCCGGCTTCACGGTGGCCGAGACGCTGCGCCTGGGCCGGGAGCTCAACCCCGGCTGGGACCAGGGCACGGCCGAGGAGGTGCTGGCCGAGGCCACCTTCCCGCTGACCGCCAAGGTCGGCTCGCTCTCCGGTGGCCAGCGCACCCGGGTCAGCCTGGCGCTGGCTCTCGGCAAGCGGCCCGACCTGCTGATCCTGGACGAGCCGATGGCAGACCTGGACCCGCTGGCCCGCCACCAGCTGATGGGCCGGCTGATGGCCGAGGCGGCCGAGCGCGGCCTGACCGTGCTGATGTCCTCCCACGTGGTGGCCGAACTCCAGGAGGCCTGCGACTACTTGGTGCTGCTGGCGGGTGGCCGGGTGCGGCTGGCCGGCGACATCGAGGAGCTGCTGGCCGCCCACCGGCTGGTGATCGGTCCGCAGAGCGCGGCCGCCAGCCTGGCCGGCCACCAGCTGGTCGAGTCCCGGGTGAACGGTCGCGGGCTCACCGCGCTGCTGCGTCCGCGCGGTGAGCTGGACGACTACTGGGAGGGCGGCGAGCCGACGCTGGAGGAGCTGCTGCTCGCGCACCTGCGCGCGCCCGACACCCCGGCCCTGCTGACCTGGGAGGCGCAGGTGCCGGAGGCGGGCGAGGAACTCCTGCCCGACCTGCTCCGGGTCCAGCAGCCGACCGACGAGACCGCCCGCCCGACCGAGGTGACCGAATGA
- the secG gene encoding preprotein translocase subunit SecG gives MVLGFSIALIIFSLIMVLLVLLHKGKGGGLSDMFGGGAMSAGGGSAVAERNLDRITIIVGLCWFACIVVLGLLIKVKS, from the coding sequence GTGGTTCTCGGGTTCTCGATTGCCCTGATCATCTTCAGCCTGATCATGGTCCTGCTGGTGCTGCTGCACAAGGGCAAGGGCGGCGGTCTGTCCGACATGTTCGGTGGCGGCGCGATGTCGGCCGGCGGCGGTTCGGCGGTGGCCGAGCGCAACCTGGACCGCATCACGATCATCGTGGGCCTGTGCTGGTTCGCCTGCATCGTCGTACTGGGTCTGCTGATCAAGGTCAAGAGCTGA
- the zwf gene encoding glucose-6-phosphate dehydrogenase has product MTQGDLPQQPANPLRDPADRRLPRIAGPSGLVIFGVTGDLSRKKLMPAIYDLANRGLLPPGFSLVGFARREWEDEDFAKVVHDAVKAHARTPFREEVWQQLAKGMRFVQGTFDDDAAFETLRETIEELDKAQGTNGNFAFYLSVPPKFFPNVVQQLKKHGLADPPAGSWRRAVIEKPFGHDLASAQELNKVVHEVFPRDEVFRIDHYLGKETVQNILALRFANTMFEPIWNRSYVDHVQITMAEDIGIGGRAGYYDGIGSARDVIQNHLLQLMALTAIEEPASFHPKALVAEKLKVLSAVQLPKDLGKHTVRGQYAAGWQGGEEVVGYLDEDGINPASKTDTYAAIKLEINNRRWAGVPFYLRTGKRLGRRVTEIAVVFQRAPYLPFDSYATEELGQNALVIRVQPDEGVTVRFGSKVPGTSMEVRDVTMDFAYGESFTESSPEAYERLILDVLLGDANLFPRHQEVELSWEILDPIEKYWDQHGKPAQYPAGTWGPAEADEMLARDGRSWRRP; this is encoded by the coding sequence GTGACGCAAGGAGATCTTCCGCAGCAACCCGCGAACCCGCTGCGTGACCCGGCCGACCGCCGGCTGCCGCGGATCGCCGGACCGTCCGGCCTGGTCATCTTCGGCGTCACGGGGGACCTCTCCCGCAAGAAGCTGATGCCGGCCATCTACGACCTGGCCAACCGCGGCCTGCTGCCGCCGGGTTTCTCCCTGGTGGGCTTCGCTCGCCGTGAGTGGGAGGACGAGGACTTCGCGAAGGTGGTGCACGACGCCGTCAAGGCGCACGCGCGCACCCCCTTCCGCGAGGAGGTGTGGCAGCAGCTGGCCAAGGGCATGCGGTTCGTCCAGGGCACCTTCGACGACGACGCCGCCTTCGAGACGCTGCGCGAGACCATCGAGGAGCTCGACAAGGCGCAGGGCACCAACGGCAACTTCGCCTTCTACCTCTCGGTGCCGCCGAAGTTCTTCCCCAACGTGGTCCAGCAGCTCAAGAAGCACGGCCTGGCCGACCCGCCGGCCGGCTCCTGGCGCCGCGCGGTGATCGAGAAGCCGTTCGGCCACGACCTGGCGAGCGCCCAGGAGTTGAACAAGGTCGTCCACGAGGTCTTCCCCCGGGACGAGGTCTTCCGAATCGACCACTACCTCGGCAAGGAGACGGTCCAGAACATCCTGGCGCTGCGGTTCGCCAACACGATGTTCGAGCCGATCTGGAACCGGTCCTACGTGGACCACGTGCAGATCACCATGGCCGAGGACATCGGCATCGGCGGCCGCGCCGGGTACTACGACGGCATCGGCTCGGCCCGTGACGTCATCCAGAACCACCTGCTCCAGCTGATGGCGCTCACCGCCATCGAGGAGCCGGCCTCCTTCCACCCCAAGGCCCTGGTCGCCGAGAAGCTCAAGGTGCTCAGCGCCGTGCAGCTTCCCAAGGACCTGGGCAAGCACACCGTGCGCGGCCAGTACGCGGCCGGCTGGCAGGGCGGCGAGGAGGTGGTCGGGTACCTGGACGAGGACGGCATCAACCCCGCGTCCAAGACCGACACCTACGCGGCGATCAAGCTGGAGATCAACAACCGGCGCTGGGCCGGGGTCCCGTTCTACCTGCGCACGGGCAAGCGCCTGGGCCGCCGGGTGACCGAGATCGCGGTGGTCTTCCAGCGCGCCCCGTACCTGCCGTTCGACTCCTACGCCACCGAGGAGCTGGGGCAGAACGCCCTGGTGATCCGGGTGCAGCCGGACGAGGGCGTCACGGTGCGGTTCGGTTCCAAGGTGCCGGGCACCTCGATGGAGGTGCGGGACGTCACGATGGACTTCGCCTACGGCGAGTCCTTCACCGAGTCCAGCCCGGAGGCGTACGAGCGGCTCATCCTGGATGTGCTGCTGGGCGACGCCAACCTCTTCCCCAGGCACCAGGAGGTCGAGCTCTCCTGGGAGATCCTCGACCCGATCGAGAAGTACTGGGACCAGCACGGCAAGCCCGCGCAGTACCCGGCCGGCACCTGGGGTCCGGCCGAGGCGGACGAGATGCTCGCACGAGACGGCAGGAGCTGGCGCCGGCCATGA
- the gap gene encoding type I glyceraldehyde-3-phosphate dehydrogenase, whose protein sequence is MTIRVGINGFGRIGRNFFRAVKSQGADIEIVGVNDLTDTKTLAHLLKYDSILGTLQAEVSHTADSITVDGHTFKVIAERDPANLPWGELGVDVVIESTGIFTKADQAKKHVAAGAKKVIISAPATDEDVTIVMGVNDDKYDAANHTVISNASCTTNCVAPLAKVLNENFGIVKGLMTTVHAYTNDQVTLDFPHKDLRRARAAALNIIPTSTGAAKATALVLPELKGKLDGTSLRVPVPTGSITDLVVTLEREVTVEEVNAAFQKASEGSLKGILQYTEDPIVSSDIVNSPFSTIFDSLMTMVQGNQVKVFGWYDNEWGYSNRLVNLTSLVGGQL, encoded by the coding sequence GTGACGATCCGGGTAGGCATCAACGGATTCGGCCGCATTGGCCGCAACTTCTTCCGCGCGGTCAAGTCCCAGGGCGCGGACATCGAGATCGTCGGCGTCAACGACCTGACCGACACCAAGACCCTGGCTCACCTGCTCAAGTACGACTCGATCCTGGGCACCCTCCAGGCCGAGGTCAGCCACACCGCGGACAGCATCACGGTGGACGGCCACACCTTCAAGGTGATCGCCGAGCGCGACCCGGCCAACCTCCCCTGGGGCGAGCTGGGCGTGGACGTCGTGATCGAGTCCACCGGCATCTTCACCAAGGCCGACCAGGCCAAGAAGCACGTCGCCGCCGGCGCCAAGAAGGTCATCATCTCGGCGCCCGCCACCGACGAGGACGTCACCATCGTGATGGGCGTCAACGACGACAAGTACGACGCCGCGAACCACACGGTCATCTCCAACGCCTCCTGCACCACCAACTGCGTGGCGCCGCTGGCCAAGGTGCTGAACGAGAACTTCGGCATCGTCAAGGGTCTGATGACCACGGTGCACGCCTACACCAACGACCAGGTCACCCTTGACTTCCCGCACAAGGACCTGCGTCGCGCCCGGGCCGCCGCGCTGAACATCATCCCGACCTCCACCGGTGCCGCCAAGGCCACCGCGCTGGTGCTGCCGGAGCTCAAGGGCAAGCTGGACGGCACCTCGCTGCGCGTGCCGGTCCCGACCGGTTCGATCACCGACCTGGTCGTCACCCTGGAGCGCGAGGTCACCGTCGAGGAGGTCAACGCGGCCTTCCAGAAGGCCTCCGAGGGCTCCCTCAAGGGCATCCTGCAGTACACCGAGGACCCGATCGTCTCCTCCGACATCGTGAACTCGCCGTTCTCCACGATCTTCGACTCGCTGATGACCATGGTCCAGGGCAACCAGGTCAAGGTCTTCGGCTGGTACGACAACGAGTGGGGCTACTCGAACCGTCTGGTCAACCTGACCTCCCTCGTCGGTGGCCAGCTCTGA
- a CDS encoding ABC transporter permease subunit, translated as MTTTLDTRPTGAPGCTARRGLRPRGLSWLMWRQNRLLICGLLLVVVVLAIAAPILRGEMVSFIDSHHIKGCAVISLDQACQVADTQHSVMEFRTGYGELLKGIGMLLLLLPVGVGAGLGATSLAKELENGTWKLALSQSVGRDRWVAAKLLTAGLIAVVAAAVPALLLHWVWQPSANDVSGIAWSSRTFYTSGGLVLVATTLLALSVGVLAGLLLRQALPAMGLTVLVVGLLQYGLATVRPYLWSWQTMLVPPSELPNSVWGFAQGSILPDGRRLPSGLCGQALDYASCMSRYPGAKEYSDVHRAADYWPLQLVESGICLALAAALTAVTVVWVRKRLA; from the coding sequence ATGACCACCACCCTGGACACCCGCCCCACCGGCGCCCCCGGGTGCACCGCCCGTCGCGGGCTGCGGCCGCGCGGGCTCAGCTGGCTGATGTGGCGTCAGAACCGACTGTTGATCTGCGGACTGCTGCTGGTGGTGGTCGTGCTGGCGATCGCGGCCCCGATCCTGCGGGGCGAGATGGTCTCGTTCATCGACAGTCACCACATCAAGGGCTGCGCCGTGATCAGCCTCGATCAGGCCTGCCAGGTAGCGGACACCCAGCACTCGGTGATGGAGTTCCGCACCGGATACGGTGAACTGCTCAAGGGGATCGGCATGCTGCTGCTCCTGCTTCCGGTCGGCGTCGGGGCCGGTCTCGGCGCGACGTCACTGGCCAAGGAGCTGGAGAACGGCACCTGGAAGCTGGCGCTGTCGCAGTCGGTGGGCCGCGACCGCTGGGTGGCCGCCAAGCTGCTCACCGCCGGGCTGATCGCCGTGGTCGCAGCGGCCGTGCCGGCGCTGCTACTGCACTGGGTCTGGCAGCCCAGCGCCAATGACGTCTCCGGGATCGCCTGGTCCAGCAGGACTTTCTACACCTCCGGCGGGCTGGTGCTGGTGGCGACCACGCTGCTGGCGCTGTCCGTCGGGGTGCTGGCGGGGCTGCTGCTGCGCCAGGCGCTGCCCGCGATGGGCCTGACCGTGTTGGTGGTCGGCCTGCTCCAGTACGGGCTGGCCACGGTGCGCCCCTACCTGTGGAGCTGGCAGACCATGCTGGTTCCGCCTTCGGAACTGCCCAACAGCGTCTGGGGGTTCGCCCAGGGCTCGATCCTGCCGGACGGGCGGCGGCTGCCGTCCGGCCTGTGCGGCCAGGCGCTGGACTACGCGAGTTGCATGTCCCGGTACCCCGGGGCCAAGGAGTACAGCGACGTGCACCGGGCGGCGGACTACTGGCCGCTGCAACTGGTCGAGTCGGGGATCTGCCTGGCGCTGGCCGCGGCGCTGACCGCCGTGACCGTGGTGTGGGTGCGCAAGCGGCTCGCCTGA
- the pgl gene encoding 6-phosphogluconolactonase: protein MTPVPQLVVHHDKELMAQAAAARLITKIVDAQSARGLASVVLTGGRNGNALLAAIAASPARDAVDWSRLELWWGDERFVPSADPERNAVQAADELLAHVPLDPARVHYMPASDGLDGADVEAAAERYAEELAKAAGPEDRTLVPAFDVLLLGVGPDTHVASLFPEHPGVRETARTVIGVRGAPKPPPTRISLTLPAIRAAREVWLLAAGEDKADAVALALSSPGELQAPASGAYGTSRTLWLLDRAAAAKLPPQLYPPASA from the coding sequence ATGACCCCGGTACCGCAGCTGGTGGTGCACCACGACAAGGAGCTGATGGCCCAGGCGGCCGCCGCCCGACTGATCACCAAGATCGTCGACGCGCAGTCCGCCCGGGGCCTGGCCTCCGTGGTGCTCACCGGCGGGCGCAACGGCAACGCGCTGCTCGCCGCGATCGCCGCCTCCCCGGCGCGCGATGCGGTGGACTGGTCGCGTCTCGAACTCTGGTGGGGCGACGAGCGGTTCGTGCCGTCCGCCGACCCGGAGCGGAACGCGGTGCAGGCCGCCGACGAGTTGCTCGCCCACGTCCCGCTCGATCCGGCCCGGGTGCACTACATGCCCGCTTCGGACGGCCTGGACGGTGCCGACGTGGAGGCCGCCGCCGAGCGGTACGCCGAGGAGCTGGCCAAGGCCGCGGGTCCCGAGGACCGCACGCTGGTGCCCGCCTTCGACGTGCTGCTGCTCGGCGTCGGCCCGGACACCCACGTGGCCTCGCTCTTCCCCGAGCACCCGGGCGTGCGGGAGACCGCGCGCACGGTGATCGGGGTGCGCGGGGCGCCCAAGCCGCCGCCGACCCGGATCTCGCTCACCCTGCCGGCCATCCGGGCGGCACGCGAGGTCTGGCTGCTGGCGGCCGGTGAGGACAAGGCGGACGCCGTGGCGCTGGCCCTGTCCAGCCCCGGCGAGCTGCAGGCCCCGGCCAGCGGCGCGTACGGCACCAGCCGCACGCTCTGGCTGCTGGACCGCGCGGCGGCCGCCAAGCTGCCGCCGCAGCTCTACCCGCCGGCCTCGGCCTGA
- a CDS encoding GNAT family N-acetyltransferase, which produces MLIRTERLELLPLEVEHAARLHGVLDDPGLHTFIGGEPESYQALVERYRRWSAGSPDPAERWLNWVIRLGAEDRLIGTVQATVRGAEAEVAWVVGADWQGRGYAREAARALVERLTATGVRTVVAHVHPEHHASAAVAAAAGLAVTDRWEDGERRWELVLPG; this is translated from the coding sequence GTGCTGATCAGGACGGAACGGCTGGAGCTGCTGCCGCTTGAGGTCGAGCACGCGGCGCGGCTGCACGGGGTGCTGGACGATCCGGGGCTGCACACCTTCATCGGTGGTGAGCCGGAGAGCTATCAGGCGCTGGTCGAGCGCTACCGCCGCTGGTCGGCGGGTTCACCCGATCCGGCGGAGCGCTGGCTCAACTGGGTGATCCGGCTGGGCGCGGAGGACCGCCTGATCGGGACCGTGCAGGCCACCGTGCGCGGCGCCGAGGCCGAGGTGGCCTGGGTGGTCGGCGCCGACTGGCAGGGCCGTGGCTACGCCCGCGAGGCGGCACGGGCGCTGGTCGAGCGGCTGACCGCGACGGGCGTGCGGACCGTGGTCGCGCACGTCCACCCCGAGCACCACGCCTCCGCCGCGGTGGCCGCGGCCGCGGGGCTCGCGGTGACCGATCGGTGGGAGGACGGCGAGCGGCGCTGGGAGCTGGTGCTGCCCGGATAG
- the tpiA gene encoding triose-phosphate isomerase — translation MSERLPLMAGNWKMNLNHLEAIQHTQKLAFALADKDYDAVEVAVLTPFTDLRSVQTLVDGDKLKIKYGSQDISAHDSGAYTGEVSGPMLAKLKCTFAVIGHSERRQYHGENEEIVNAKVKAAYRSGITPILCVGEPLEVRKAGTHVEHTLAQLDGALAEVPAAHAASIVVAYEPVWAIGTGEVATPEDAQEVCAAIRARLAELYDAELAEKVRILYGGSVKSSSAAGLMAKPDVDGALVGGASLDAEEFVKIVRYREQAVG, via the coding sequence ATGAGTGAGCGTCTCCCGCTGATGGCGGGCAACTGGAAGATGAACCTCAACCACCTTGAGGCCATCCAGCACACCCAGAAGCTGGCCTTCGCGCTGGCCGACAAGGACTACGACGCGGTCGAGGTGGCGGTGCTGACGCCGTTCACCGACCTGCGCTCGGTGCAGACCCTGGTCGACGGCGACAAGCTGAAGATCAAGTACGGCTCGCAGGACATCTCGGCGCACGACTCCGGTGCCTACACCGGCGAGGTCTCGGGCCCGATGCTGGCGAAGCTGAAGTGCACCTTCGCGGTGATCGGCCACTCGGAGCGCCGCCAGTACCACGGCGAGAACGAGGAGATCGTCAACGCCAAGGTCAAGGCCGCCTACCGCAGCGGCATCACGCCGATCCTGTGCGTCGGCGAGCCGCTGGAGGTGCGCAAGGCCGGCACCCACGTCGAGCACACGCTGGCCCAGCTGGACGGCGCGCTGGCCGAGGTCCCGGCCGCGCACGCGGCGAGCATCGTCGTCGCCTACGAGCCGGTCTGGGCGATCGGCACCGGCGAGGTGGCCACCCCCGAGGACGCGCAGGAGGTCTGCGCCGCGATCCGGGCCCGGCTGGCCGAGCTGTACGACGCCGAGCTGGCCGAGAAGGTCCGCATCCTGTACGGCGGTTCGGTGAAGTCCTCCAGTGCGGCCGGCCTGATGGCCAAGCCGGACGTGGACGGCGCGCTGGTCGGCGGTGCCTCGCTGGACGCCGAGGAGTTCGTCAAGATCGTGCGGTACCGTGAGCAGGCGGTAGGCTAA